The following proteins are co-located in the Synchiropus splendidus isolate RoL2022-P1 chromosome 14, RoL_Sspl_1.0, whole genome shotgun sequence genome:
- the otogl gene encoding otogelin-like protein isoform X5 has translation MNLKRTLKRFLLMTFSVTQLLLTEGAQSHHSVSRLQRRANALRRKRDLLREESYRPLISEASLSRSVVHNYTARDSSSEHCGCLNGGWCQDGGVCDCSQFQAQGDRCQIIPNQGQDRDGICRSWGQYHYETFDGVYFYFPGTCSYILAQDCHSTSPRYTVWIHNSRHCVGSVYSCPRALSLLFPNEEEIHIAGYQVHQGGRRLILPQSISGVFIERLADYLLVKSVFGFSLAWDGGSGVYLKMSEEHHGAPCGLCGNFNHLASDDLTTARGIQTDEPAVFGNSWAVDLPHERACPSVDVYSSGPCQSESDMDDAIEKCSALLFFPFLSCHENIDPNPFVAGCISDLCVADDEETFCRALVEYTRACSHVGYPVREWRDSFPSCYDGCEESFVYRDCISCCPPTCTFEKECLGTNLHCLDGCYCPDGLILQNGTCIAASQCPCVYHGASYVQGHVLRQGCSVCTCIGGVWNCTENNCTAECSVIGDVFVTTFDGRMFLQPGSCQYVLAKSRSSSRFTVTLQYTSCAEQVCIQSVSVVLDEDVSHQVTLTREGEVMIGVNPAPALPYIDDVLAVQKLSSVFTQLKARIGLKLLYDGRGGRVYLQLESHWHGHTLGLCGTFNGNLRDDFLSPAGMIEGTPQLHANAWKVSSACVAPVNLPIIDPCEMNLQNVFYASHCEVLLETVFAPCHSHISPNVYQQQCRYQACRCGSSCLCTALAHYALLCSKHGVNIDFRAHVSECGVVCVGGMLYQSCVSSCGRSCRALSSTETCDPDDCAEGCGCPDGSYYDDVRQRCVQLSQCNCYSLTGVSQPGEVTFSASGPCLCRNGILDCVPEEKETESDEAGECAEGKVYHTCTDQRGGVACAPTCRNLMMNLTCPPNTPCIPGCVCPHGLVQHQGKCYYPENCPCAWLGLEYLPGEIVETSCYKCVCHRGYFNCSYSPCPAVCTVYSDRHYHTFDGLEYDYHSDCQVYLIKSVGEPEVSIVAQNKDCYESGIVCMKVLVIHVGLTKIYFTDNSGNPSPSTVVGRGSDFELWKAGYYTVVHFSNQDLTILWDRKTTVHIRAGPQWKGLLSGLCGNFDSVTVNDMTTSNHMEVSNAQTFGDSWALGQCESDYVVERPCEGDLGRQPYAKRECALLYSDVFAPCHNVVDVAWFYRNCLTDTCNCNRGGDCECLCTSIAAYAHKCCQQGVTIQWRSPAVCPYDCEYLNQELGDGPFSLVSAVYNNTMFAVNRTSSSVFPLVKEALGPLPPTGLLFNFMVTAGLHKDRSSRVPVVSLESAERPNYFLVITGRNCLKLEHWSRREDFSRRATFIQHQGLFMPGHTSFEHASQPGIFLTLTHTAARAQRYDTSDGFRASSSFTLEESRFVIPYRMMCEWRYQACASPCIHTCSDPDATRCLFLPPVEGCFPRCPKNMVLDEVTRRCVYIEDCVTLPPTPTPFEYVTRSNKTTTPGTTTAPSTTSPTTTSTTTATTTMTTTITATTSSTTDSPTTTTTTTAIPTTVTTEKLTSLPAPSATSHSTTSATVSTIPLTTSTTTSLSTEETTYVAGITTTTTVATTPVATSSQPPTPPSLVSTTTEPTITMAPTTTQALPTLTSAPATSTEASTLLLLSPASTTIQTTDASTVPVTTTVPISTSTELSTEPPATERITSPDTTTASTTHAFVWPTTPCTPPYSYRVDECAELICFNGELLLHNSSLHCRFNTTQPQCSLLGLPILINTDPCCPLWQCPCRCTVMSDLRVITFDGNNVALYDNGSYILVNLPRESIIGTVEKCPTSQSVNSIRRTSPTGGTSGLCFKKLNITTTSYRIIINRLDRKVTVNYRPARLPFSRQALYVEDTGSMYLIHTPGGVSIQWYHSTGIMVMQYITAGNASVPTRGLCGCCDGNPEDDLKLPNGTVVREVGDMMVFLQAWRVQTTDDAEHTRRVGDNCTTGDCSTCLSMLWQRPFTACHGKVPPEQFCDIIWAGDLHYKDHQCDFLAAYVAVCYTHQVCISWRRHNFCPLRCPPGKEYQPCVSTCTSRTCLNREYYEETTCSFVREECVCRSGTILHRADSPYCVTEDRCVCTDNDGNPRAPGEEWNGSVRGCCLYRCMENGSVVAVEPDCSAVAIPLCEREGEYVLDVLEEGACCPKKICECNMTICDSEAPPCDNGNRLVIGYSALSCCPEYRLCESCIEPVPACSRGEIMAVDLNTTGSCCPQYHCVCDVNLCPESHVSCAAGLTLVQTTVPGDCCPQHHCECQCEDSSLPICQVGEEMFEVPDSSSSCGCPQRTCQKADVCLFQGVTVLGPGQSLVQYFEGELCYTVHCLQYKDPDTGFYAMEITSVNCSQKCGPHQVYEQSSDPQVCCGSCRNVSCSFTNENGTAEQYAVGGSWVENCTRYDCMETAVGAVILASGVVCPPFNDTECLQSGGVIQSYVDGCCRTCKEDGKTCKRVAIRTTIRKDDCRSNAPVTVYSCDGKCPSATIFNFNINSHARFCKCCRESRLQTRSVTLYCSRNATVVDYNFQEPLDCSCQWN, from the exons TCTTACAGACCACTTATCTCAGAAGCTTCTCTATCACGCAGTGTCGTACACAACTACACAGCGAGAGATTCTTCTTCAG aacATTGTGGCTGTCTCAATGGAGGCTGGTGTCAGGATGGCGGAGTATGTGACTGTTCCCAGTTCCAAGCGCAGGGAGACCGCTGTCAGATCA TCCCTAACCAGGGTCAGGACCGTGATGGGATCTGTAGGTCATGGGGGCAGTACCACTACGAGACATTCGATGGCGTGTACTTCTACTTTCCTGGAACCTGCTCATATATCTTGGCCCAGGACTGCCATTCCACCTCGCCACGATACACAGTGTGG ATCCATAACAGCAGACATTGTGTTGGGAGTGTGTATTCGTGTCCAAGAGCTCTTAGCCTGCTCTTTCCGAATGAGGAGGAGATCCACATTGCTGGATATCAAGTCCACCAGGGGGGGCGTAG GCTAATTCTACCTCAGTCAATCAGTGGTGTGTTTATAGAGCGACTGGCAGATTACCTTCTTGTGAAAAGTGTCTTTGGTTTCTCTCTGGCCTGGGATGGAGGCTCAGGCGTCTATCTGAAGATGAGTGAGGAACACCATGGTGCCCCTTGTGGCTTGTGTGGGAATTTCAATCACCTTGCTAGTGATGACCTCACCACCGCCCGTG GCATCCAGACAGATGAGCCTGCAGTTTTTGGCAACAGTTGGGCTGTAGACTTGCCTCATGAAAGAGCCTGTCCATCAGTGGATGTTTACTCAAGTGGACCGTGCCAGTCTGAGTCAGATATGGAT GATGCCATAGAGAAATGCAGCGCTCTTCTGTTTTTCCCCTTTCTGTCCTGTCACGAGAATATTGACCCAAACCCATTCGTGGCGGGCTGTATCTCCGACCTCTGCGT GGCTGATGACGAGGAAACTTTCTGCCGTGCCCTGGTCGAGTATACTAGAGCCTGCTCTCATGTCGGGTATCCAGTCAGGGAATGGAGGGACAGTTTCCCATCCTGTT ATGATGGCTGCGAGGAGAGTTTTGTCTATAGAGATTGTATCAGCTGCTGTCCACCCACTTGCACTTTCGAAAAAGAGTGTCTTGGAACCAATTTGCATTGCCTGGATGGCTGCTACTGCCCTGATG GCCTTATTCTGCAAAATGGAACATGCATTGCTGCCTCTCAGTGTCCTTGTGTTTACCACGGAGCCTCATATGTACAAGGACATGTGTTGCGACAAGGGTGCAGTGTTTG TACTTGCATTGGAGGAGTGTGGAACTGCACTGAGAACAACTGCACAG CTGAGTGTTCGGTTATTGGTGACGTGTTTGTGACGACGTTCGATGGGAGGATGTTTCTCCAGCCGGGGTCTTGTCAGTATGTCCTGGCGAAAAGCAGAAGCAGCAGTAGGTTCACAGTCACACTGCAGTACACGAGCTGTGCTGAG CAGGTGTGTATTCAGTCAGTGTCTGTGGTGTTGGATGAAGACGTAAGCCATCAAGTCACACTGACCAGAGAGGGAGAAGTCATGATTGGTGTCAACCCTGCACCTGCACTGCCATATATTGACG ATGTGTTGGCCGTGCAGAAGCTCAGCTCTGTGTTCACACAGTTGAAGGCCAGGATTGGGCTAAAGTTGCTCTATGATGGACGAGGTGGTCGTGTCTATCTGCAGCTGGAGAGCCACTGGCATGGACACACTCTCGGGCTGTGCGGAACCTTCAATGGAAATCTCCGGGATGACTTTCT GTCTCCAGCAGGTATGATAGAAGGCACGCCGCAGCTCCACGCTAATGCCTGGAAGGTGTCTTCAGCTTGTGTGGCGCCAGTCAACCTGCCCATTATTGACCCATGTGAGATGAACCTACAGAATG TGTTCTACGCATCGCACTGTGAGGTTCTGTTGGAGACGGTGTTTGCACCCTGTCACAGCCACATCAGTCCAAATGTCTACCAACAACAGTGTCGGTACCAGGCCTGTCGCTGTGGCAGCAGCTGTCTGTGCACCGCTCTGGCTCACTACGCTCTTCTCTGCTCCAAACATGGTGTTAACATTGACTTCAGAGCTCATGTCTCTGAATGTG GAGTGGTGTGTGTTGGAGGAATGCTGTATCAATCTTGTGTGTCCTCCTGCGGGCGGTCCTGTCGTGCTCTATCTAGCACGGAGACATGCGACCCAGACGACTGTGCGGAGGGGTGTGGCTGCCCAGATGGTAGTTACTATGACGACGTCCGTCAGCGATGTGTTCAGCT GTCTCAGTGCAACTGTTATTCTTTAACTGGTGTGTCACAACCAGGGGAGGTGACCTTCAGTGCTTCTGGACCCTG CCTTTGCAGAAATGGAATTTTGGACTGCGTGCCAGAAGAAAAAG AGACAGAGAGCGATGAAGCAGGGGAATGCGCGGAGGGGAAAGTGTACCACACTTGCACAGACCAGAGAGGAGGCGTGGCTTGTGCGCCAACTTGTCGTAATCTTATGATGAACCTCACCTGTCCTCCCAACACACCCTGCATCCCAGGGTGTGTCTGTCCTCATGG GTTAGTGCAGCACCAAGGGAAGTGTTACTACCCGGAGAACTGTCCCTGTGCTTGGCTTGGTCTCGAGTATCTGCCCGGGGAAATCGTGGAAACGTCATGCTACAAATG TGTGTGTCACCGGGGCTATTTTAACTGCAGCTACTCACCATGTCCAGCTGTGTGCACGGTCTACAGTGACAGACATTATCACACCTTTGATGGTTTGGAGTATGACTACCACTCAGACTGCCAGGTCTACTTGATTAAA AGTGTTGGAGAACCAGAAGTGTCGATTGTTGCCCAGAATAAGGACTGCTATGAGAGTGGTATCGTGTGCATGAAAGTACTGGTTATCCACGTCGGACTGACGAAGATCTACTTCACTGACAACTCTGGAAATCCT AGTCCGTCAACTGTTGTTGGTCGAGGGTCTGATTTTGAGCTGTGGAAAGCTGGCTACTACACAGTGGTCCATTTCTCAAACCAGGACCTGACCATCCTTTGGGACCGAAAGACAACTGTGCACATCAGAGCTGGACCTCAGTGGAAG GGACTTCTCAGTGGCCTCTGCGGCAATTTTGATAGTGTCACTGTCAACGATATGACCACCTCCAATCACATGGAAGTCAGTAATGCGCAGACATTTGGAGACAGTTGGGCACTGGGGCAG TGCGAAAGCGACTACGTTGTGGAGCGACCGTGTGAAGGGGACCTGGGCAGGCAGCCTTACGCCAAGAGGGAGTGTGCTCTTCTCTACAGTGATGTCTTTGCTCCCTGTCACAATGTG GTGGATGTTGCCTGGTTCTATCGGAACTGCTTGACAGACACTTGTAACTGTAACCGTGGGGGGGACTGCGAGTGTCTTTGCACCTCGATTGCTGCATACGCTCACAAATGCTGCCAACAAGGTGTCACCATACAGTGGAGATCTCCTGCAGTTTGCC CTTACGATTGTGAATACTTAAATCAAG AACTGGGTGATGGTCCTTTTTCTTTGGTGAGTGCTGTCTACAACAACACCATGTTTGCAGTCAATCGTACCAGCAGTTCAGTCTTCCCTTTGGTGAAAGAAGCATTGGGACCGTTGCCACCAACTGGTCTACTGTTCAACTTCATGGTCACTGCCGGCCTCCATAAGGACAGATCGTCAC GTGTCCCTGTGGTGTCGCTAGAGTCTGCAGAGAGACCAAATTACTTCCTAGTCATCACAGGaagaaactgtctgaagttggAGCACTGGAGCCGCCGAGAGGATTTTAGTCGCAGAGCAACCTTTATCCAACATCAGGGTTTGTTTATGCCAGGCCACACCTCATTTGAACACGCCAGCCAGCCTGGAATATTTCTGACGCTGACACACACTGCGGCTCGTGCACAAAGATACGACACCTCTGACGGCTTCAGAGCGAGCAGCAGTTTCACACTGGAGG AGAGTCGTTTTGTGATTCCCTATCGTATGATGTGTGAGTGGCGCTACCAGGCTTGTGCAAGCCCTTGTATTCACACATGCAGTGACCCAGATGCGACACGCTGCCTGTTCCTGCCTCC AGTGGAGGGTTGTTTTCCAAGATGCCCTAAAAACATGGTCCTGGATGAAGTGACAAGAAGATGTGTCTACATAGAGGATT GTGTGACACTTCCACCAACGCCCACTCCTTTTGAATATGTGACAAGGTCAAATAAAACAACCACTCCTGGTACAACAACTGCTCCAAGCACTACCAGTCCGACGACGACGTCCACTACCACTGCAACCACCACAATGACCACCACCATAACTGCAACAACCTCATCTACAACTGACAGTCCAACAACAACCACCACCACTACTGCCATCCCAACAACTGTGACGACTGAAAAATTGACCTCTCTGCCGGCTCCGTCTGCCACTTCTCATTCGACCACCAGTGCTACTGTTTCGACCATTCCACTCACCACATCAACAACAACGTCACTCAGCACGGAAGAAACAACATATGTCGCAGGAATCACTACAACGACCACGGTTGCGACAACACCAGTTGCAACATCCTCTCAACCCCCCACACCACCTTCCCTGGTGTCCACTACAACTGAGCCAACAATCACCATGGCCCCCACGACAACGCAAGCTCTACCAACATTAACTTCTGCCCCTGCAACATCCACAGAAGCCTCCACCCTCCTGCTGCTTTCCCCAGCCAGCACGACCATACAGACAACAGACGCTTCCACAGTCCCTGTAACAACCACAGTACCCATTTCTACATCCACTGAGCTCTCTACAGAGCCTCCTGCTACAGAGAGAATCACAAGTCCGGATACAACTACTGCATCAACAACACATGCATTTGTCTGGCCCACAACTCCCTGTACA CCTCCGTACTCCTATCGAGTTGATGAATGTGCGGAGCTGATCTGTTTCAATGGcgagctgctgcttcacaatTCTTCGCTCCATTGCCGCTTCAACACCACCCAACCCCAGTGCAGCCTCCTGGGCCTGCCCATCCTCATCAACACAGACCCTTGCTGCCCACTTTGGCAGTGTCCTT GTCGCTGCACTGTGATGTCCGACTTGCGTGTGATCACATTTGATGGCAACAATGTGGCGTTATATGACAACGGCTCTTATATCCTTGTTAACCTGCCAAGGGAGAGCATCATCGGAACAGTGGAAAAATGCCCAACCAGTCAA AGCGTCAACTCCATCCGAAGAACA AGCCCTACAGGTGGAACATCTGGTCTATGTTTTAAGAAACTGAACATAACAACCACCTCCTATCGAATTATTATCAACCGCTTGGATCGAAAG GTGACTGTGAACTACCGACCTGCCAGGCTTCCTTTCTCCCGTCAGGCTCTTTACGTGGAGGACACTGGCAGCATGTACCTGATCCACACACCGGGCGGTGTAAGCATTCAATGGTACCACAGCACAGGTATTATGGTGATGCAGTACATCACCGCCGGTAATGCCTCTGTGCCCACTCGAGGACTGTGTG GCTGTTGCGATGGAAACCCAGAGGACGACTTGAAGTTACCTAATGGCACAGTCGTCAGGGAGGTTGGAGACATGATGGTCTTCCTTCAGGCTTGGAGGGTCCAGACCACAGACGACGCCGAGCACACACGCAGAGTAGGAGACAATTGTACGACTGGGGACTGTTCCACCTGCCTCTCCATGCTGTGGCAGAGACCCTTTACAGCGTGCCATGGCAAG GTACCACCAGAACAGTTCTGTGACATCATCTGGGCAGGAGACCTGCACTACAAGGACCACCAATGCGACTTCCTTGCGGCGTATGTGGCGGTCTGCTACACGCATCAAGTCTGCATCAGCTGGAGACGACACAACTTTTGCC CACTGCGCTGCCCCCCTGGTAAAGAGTATCAGCCATGTGTGAGCACATGCACCAGCCGCACCTGTTTGAACAGAGAGTACTATGAGGAGACCACCTGCTCCTTCGTCAGAGAAGAGTGCGTGTGTCGTAGTGGAACCATCTTGCACCGAGCAGATTCTCCCTACTGTGTCACAGAGGACCGCTGTG TGTGCACGGACAATGATGGTAACCCACGGGCCCCCGGCGAGGAGTGGAATGGCTCTGTACGAGGCTGCTGCTTGTACAGGTGTATGGAGAATGGGTCTGTGGTAGCTGTGGAGCCTGACTGCAGCGCTGTAGCCATCCCGCTGTGTGAAAGGGAGGGAGAGTATGTACTCGATGTGCTGGAAGAAGGAGCCTGCTGTCCAAAAAAGATCTGTG AGTGCAACATGACCATCTGTGACAGTGAAGCCCCGCCCTGTGATAACGGCAACAGACTTGTGATTGGATACAGCGCCCTGTCCTGCTGCCCTGAATACAGAT TGTGTGAATCCTGTATTGAGCCCGTGCCAGCTTGCTCACGTGGGGAAATTATGGCTGTAGATCTGAACACAACTGGCAGCTGCTGTCCCCAGTATCACTGCG TCTGCGATGTCAACCTTTGCCCCGAATCCCATGTGAGCTGCGCGGCTGGTCTCACACTGGTTCAAACTACTGTCCCTGGAGATTGTTGCCCTCAGCATCACTGTG AATGCCAATGTGAGGACAGCTCTCTCCCTATCTGTCAGGTG GGGGAGGAGATGTTTGAGGttccagacagcagcagcagctgcggtTGTCCTCAGCGGACTTGCC agaaAGCAGATGTTTGTCTCTTCCAAGGAGTGACAGTGCTTGGTCCCGGCCAGTCCTTGGTTCAGTACTTTGAGGGAGAGTTGTGCTACACCGTTCACTGTCTGCAATACAAGGATCCGGACACTGGCTTTTATGCAATGGAAATAACTTCTGTCAATTGTTCTCAGAAGTGTGGACCG CACCAAGTGTACGAACAGTCCAGCGACCCCCAGGTGTGCTGCGGCTCCTGTCGGAACGTGTCCTGCAGCTTCACCAATGAGAACGGGACCGCAGAGCAATATGCT GTCGGGGGTTCGTGGGTGGAGAACTGCACACGGTATGACTGCATGGAAACGGCGGTGGGAGCTGTGATACTGGCCTCTGGTGTGGTTTGCCCTCCGTTCAATGACACTGAGTGTCTTCAG AGTGGTGGCGTGATCCAGAGTTATGTGGACGGCTGTTGCAGAACAT GTAAAGAAGATGGTAAGACGTGCAAGAGAGTGGCCATCCGTACTACAATTCGAAAAGACGACTGCAGGAGCAATGCCCCT GTTACAGTCTATTCTTGTGATGGGAAATGTCCTTCAGCCACCATATTCAACTTCAACATCAACAGTCACGCCAGGTTCTGTAAGTGCTGCCGTGAAAGTAGACTGCAAACACGCTCAGTCACACTCTACTGCTCTCGTAACGCCACCGTCGTGGACTACAACTTCCAAGAGCCTTTGGACTGCTCCTGCCAATGGAACTGA